Proteins from a single region of Thermodesulfovibrionia bacterium:
- a CDS encoding AI-2E family transporter has protein sequence MESQEENKGARWFRIIVILVVLIAAASLLSFISDVVKILIISALLAFVLDPLALLLESRGMSRTLATVVLFCTIIAAGVIAVLLLIPLFFGDITAIQINLDSAQTTALIEKIEHLIEKDLSFLGMKDIHLMEKIQKSIGSLGEWFVNHLLDMASLMIDVFLIPFITFFFLKDGRAFKKAFVSMVPNKYFEFTLRLISNLETQVSNFLRGQLMDAMFVGVLSTIALWILGVKYFLFIGVFAGLANFMPYFGPIVGAALAVLVSLLNNGNFETVFSVILAFAVVKLIDDMAVQPYIVGKSVNMHPLIVLLVIIIGGKFFGILGMFLSVPAAGFIKVVLQESIVNLRKYKAI, from the coding sequence TTGGAGAGTCAGGAAGAAAATAAAGGCGCGCGCTGGTTCAGAATAATCGTCATACTTGTAGTCCTGATCGCTGCGGCATCTCTCCTTTCATTCATCAGCGATGTAGTAAAGATCCTTATCATCTCAGCATTGCTCGCCTTTGTCCTTGACCCGTTAGCCCTTTTGCTGGAATCACGCGGTATGAGCCGCACACTCGCGACAGTGGTCCTCTTTTGTACGATAATAGCAGCCGGCGTCATCGCAGTCCTTCTTCTGATACCTCTATTTTTTGGAGATATCACCGCGATCCAGATCAATCTGGATTCAGCTCAGACAACCGCTCTGATCGAAAAGATCGAACACCTCATTGAGAAAGACCTCTCCTTTCTGGGCATGAAAGATATTCATCTGATGGAGAAGATCCAGAAGAGTATCGGCAGCCTGGGCGAATGGTTTGTCAATCATCTGCTTGATATGGCATCTCTCATGATCGACGTATTCCTTATCCCTTTTATAACCTTCTTTTTTCTGAAAGACGGGAGGGCATTCAAAAAGGCATTTGTCAGCATGGTGCCTAACAAGTACTTTGAATTCACACTCCGCCTGATCTCCAACCTGGAAACTCAGGTCTCAAACTTTCTGCGCGGCCAGTTAATGGACGCGATGTTCGTAGGAGTACTCTCTACGATAGCGCTCTGGATATTGGGCGTGAAATACTTTTTATTCATAGGGGTCTTTGCCGGTCTTGCGAACTTCATGCCTTATTTCGGGCCGATAGTTGGCGCTGCGCTGGCTGTGCTTGTCTCACTCCTGAATAACGGCAATTTTGAAACGGTGTTTTCTGTGATCCTTGCATTTGCGGTTGTAAAGCTTATAGACGATATGGCTGTGCAGCCGTACATCGTCGGCAAGAGCGTTAACATGCACCCGCTGATAGTATTGCTCGTGATCATCATCGGCGGCAAATTCTTCGGCATACTCGGCATGTTCCTCTCTGTGCCTGCAGCCGGTTTCATAAAGGTCGTTCTGCAGGAGAGCATCGTTAATCTGCGGAAGTATAAAGCTATCTGA
- a CDS encoding cyclic nucleotide-binding domain-containing protein yields the protein MNNLWGNIFKRQKKEGVRDILKKIPVFEGLSNNDISHIERILHRREYQPDEVVFSQGTPGFGMYIIEDGSVAIVTEPCMKILAELQGGDFFGELALLDDSPRSATAMAKTSCRMLCFFQSDLFELISRKPQIGVKILQCLARTIGERLKRANEEIHALNKRSEAQV from the coding sequence ATGAACAATCTTTGGGGAAACATATTCAAGAGGCAGAAAAAAGAAGGGGTTCGGGACATCCTGAAGAAGATCCCTGTCTTTGAAGGCCTGAGCAACAATGATATATCGCATATTGAACGCATACTGCATCGCAGAGAGTATCAGCCGGATGAGGTTGTCTTCAGCCAGGGAACTCCGGGATTCGGTATGTACATTATTGAAGACGGCTCTGTAGCTATAGTAACCGAACCTTGCATGAAGATCCTTGCAGAACTGCAGGGCGGGGATTTCTTTGGAGAACTTGCCCTGCTTGACGATTCTCCGCGAAGCGCGACCGCTATGGCAAAAACATCATGCAGGATGCTCTGCTTCTTTCAATCCGACCTCTTCGAACTTATAAGCAGAAAACCGCAGATAGGCGTTAAGATCCTTCAATGCCTTGCCAGGACGATCGGTGAACGTTTAAAAAGAGCTAACGAAGAGATACACGCCCTGAATAAAAGATCCGAAGCTCAGGTTTGA
- a CDS encoding glycoside hydrolase family 3 protein — protein MLMDRKKTAQLIIARLDGNDIKKRFSYYHSLVKKGIGGFIIFGGDAKDVRDGVRKLQKSADTPLFISSDLERGLGQHIDGGTLFPHAMAIAHAVNRKKISDIELLKKAIKVMAEEAKAVGINTIFSPVMDVNTNPKNPIICTRAFSDTPEEAAWFGKEFIKGFQNAGIIACAKHFPGHGDTSVDSHKELPVLKANMKRLNKVELYPFAEAIKANVKMVMIGHLMVPAIDPDLPSSLSHKTVTGLLRKKMGYKGLVITDAMNMQAVSGKTKESEGEACMKALLAGADMILHPSDPEYVIDHLSAHSEAIVKRLDESYKKVLLTKNKFHKASSQNIRTVGSRENRKIAHELAKKAVNDIKVKILSGEKISLLVIDDDDKMSGKEFVKTVKGRLKNVSYFYVNNKNKKLSPSIKDTILIASVFSSVAAWKGRSSISTELMDILKKSIKASKYSIVIGFCSPYILEGLEAETVINAYSDTDVSQETAGEIFSKLSL, from the coding sequence ATGCTCATGGACAGGAAGAAGACAGCCCAACTCATAATCGCCAGGCTTGACGGCAACGATATTAAGAAAAGGTTCAGCTACTATCATTCTCTTGTTAAAAAAGGCATCGGCGGTTTCATAATCTTCGGCGGTGATGCGAAAGATGTCAGAGACGGGGTCAGGAAGCTTCAGAAGAGCGCTGATACTCCTCTCTTTATATCTTCTGACCTTGAGCGCGGGCTTGGGCAGCATATAGATGGCGGCACACTCTTCCCTCATGCGATGGCTATCGCACATGCCGTCAACAGAAAGAAGATATCTGATATCGAGCTTTTAAAAAAGGCTATCAAGGTGATGGCAGAAGAGGCAAAGGCTGTCGGCATCAACACCATCTTCTCTCCTGTTATGGATGTAAATACAAATCCGAAAAACCCGATAATCTGCACAAGGGCTTTTTCAGATACACCTGAAGAGGCCGCATGGTTTGGCAAAGAGTTTATTAAGGGATTTCAAAATGCAGGCATCATCGCCTGCGCAAAGCACTTTCCGGGGCATGGTGATACCTCGGTTGATTCTCACAAAGAACTCCCTGTCTTAAAGGCAAACATGAAGAGGCTCAATAAGGTCGAACTCTATCCCTTTGCAGAGGCGATAAAGGCAAATGTGAAGATGGTTATGATAGGCCATTTGATGGTTCCGGCTATCGACCCTGACCTCCCCTCAAGTTTATCGCATAAGACTGTGACAGGCCTTTTAAGGAAGAAGATGGGATATAAAGGGCTTGTGATCACAGACGCGATGAACATGCAGGCTGTAAGCGGCAAGACAAAGGAGTCTGAAGGTGAGGCATGTATGAAGGCCCTTCTCGCAGGCGCGGACATGATCCTTCACCCGTCTGATCCTGAATATGTTATTGATCATCTGTCTGCCCATTCTGAGGCTATAGTAAAAAGGCTTGATGAGTCTTACAAGAAGGTGCTGCTGACAAAAAATAAATTTCACAAAGCTTCATCACAAAATATCAGAACTGTCGGCAGTAGAGAGAATCGCAAGATAGCGCATGAACTCGCAAAGAAGGCAGTCAATGATATAAAAGTTAAGATTCTCTCCGGTGAGAAGATATCTCTGCTCGTCATTGATGACGACGACAAAATGTCAGGGAAGGAATTTGTCAAAACCGTAAAAGGCCGTTTAAAGAATGTGAGTTATTTTTACGTTAACAACAAGAATAAAAAACTTTCTCCATCCATCAAAGACACGATCCTCATTGCCTCAGTATTTTCCAGCGTAGCCGCATGGAAGGGCAGAAGCAGTATAAGCACGGAGTTAATGGATATCCTCAAAAAGAGCATCAAGGCCTCGAAGTATTCCATTGTCATAGGATTCTGCTCTCCGTATATTCTTGAGGGCCTTGAGGCGGAGACTGTCATTAACGCTTACTCTGATACAGATGTTTCTCAGGAAACGGCAGGGGAGATATTTTCGAAGTTAAGCCTTTGA
- a CDS encoding TMEM165/GDT1 family protein: MEALIISTSVVAIAEMGDKTQLLAFVLAAKLKHRMAIITGIFVATLANHFFAGSVGVWLASLISPQTLRWVVAVSFFVFGVWALKPDELDEDQNLRGTGVFITTLIAFFIVEMGDKTQLATIALAARYHSLFMVVTGTTLGMMIANVPAVLIGETLAHRVNMKVMRWIAAALFIILGIAALFAPISKA, encoded by the coding sequence ATGGAAGCCCTAATCATATCAACTTCAGTCGTTGCGATTGCAGAGATGGGGGACAAGACCCAGTTGCTGGCGTTTGTTCTTGCTGCGAAGTTGAAGCATAGGATGGCAATCATTACGGGCATCTTCGTTGCCACGCTCGCCAATCATTTTTTCGCAGGGTCTGTGGGCGTATGGCTTGCAAGTCTCATATCTCCTCAAACACTAAGATGGGTTGTGGCTGTATCTTTCTTTGTATTTGGCGTGTGGGCACTAAAGCCTGATGAGCTGGATGAAGATCAGAATCTCAGAGGCACAGGTGTATTCATCACCACTCTCATCGCCTTTTTTATTGTTGAGATGGGCGACAAGACACAATTGGCAACTATAGCGCTCGCGGCTCGATACCATTCATTATTCATGGTAGTTACCGGAACAACACTTGGTATGATGATCGCAAACGTGCCTGCGGTATTGATAGGTGAAACTCTGGCTCATCGGGTCAATATGAAGGTGATGCGCTGGATTGCGGCGGCGTTATTTATTATCCTTGGAATTGCAGCGCTCTTCGCACCGATCTCAAAGGCTTAA
- a CDS encoding type II toxin-antitoxin system HicB family antitoxin, whose product MIHKLNAIIEKEGNAYVSLCPELDIASQGDTIEQARDNLKEALELFFETASHKEIQSIIRQSGIPRTAFES is encoded by the coding sequence ATGATACATAAACTTAATGCAATTATAGAGAAAGAAGGCAACGCATATGTATCGCTCTGTCCTGAACTTGATATAGCCAGCCAGGGCGATACCATTGAACAGGCGCGGGATAACCTTAAAGAAGCATTAGAACTCTTTTTTGAAACTGCATCTCATAAAGAAATACAATCCATCATCCGGCAGTCCGGCATCCCACGTACAGCATTCGAGTCATAA
- a CDS encoding ComF family protein, translated as MLNKILNILFPETCPVCQKPSSDHKTAPICNNCWGTVMPYEGPSCSKCGTPLVSDLSLTCGECHKNEPAFDKAQCFGLHEGALQKAISLFKFHGIKRLSYPLSEKILLKQLPQADMLLPVPLHKKRLKYRGFNQSALLGKYIAQRSGMPLTLNTLVRIKNTIPQVGLSAVDRELNIKNAFDVISEEKVKGKKIMLVDDVFTTGATVRECSRVLKRAGAEKVYVVTLTHGKLD; from the coding sequence ATGCTCAACAAAATCCTGAATATCCTCTTCCCTGAAACCTGCCCTGTTTGTCAGAAGCCTTCATCAGACCATAAAACCGCCCCTATCTGCAATAACTGCTGGGGAACTGTCATGCCTTATGAAGGCCCGTCATGCAGCAAGTGCGGAACGCCGCTTGTCTCTGACCTTTCATTAACCTGTGGAGAGTGCCATAAGAATGAGCCGGCCTTTGATAAGGCGCAATGCTTCGGCCTTCATGAAGGCGCTCTGCAAAAGGCTATCAGCCTTTTTAAATTTCACGGCATAAAACGCCTATCCTATCCTCTCTCAGAAAAGATATTGCTCAAACAGCTCCCGCAGGCCGACATGCTCCTGCCTGTGCCTCTGCATAAAAAACGCCTCAAGTACAGGGGCTTCAACCAGTCCGCGCTTCTTGGAAAATATATCGCGCAAAGATCGGGTATGCCTTTAACGCTGAACACGCTTGTCAGAATAAAGAACACCATACCGCAGGTCGGTCTGAGCGCTGTTGATAGAGAACTCAATATCAAAAACGCCTTTGATGTGATATCAGAGGAAAAGGTTAAGGGTAAAAAGATCATGCTCGTTGATGATGTCTTCACAACAGGCGCAACCGTGCGAGAATGCTCAAGGGTCTTAAAAAGAGCCGGAGCAGAAAAAGTTTATGTCGTGACACTGACACATGGAAAATTGGATTAA
- the gpmI gene encoding 2,3-bisphosphoglycerate-independent phosphoglycerate mutase has protein sequence MKPTVLIVLDGWGIGSDPEINAQEKADIPFYKKLLKEYPHTSLICSGEAVGLPEGTMGNSEVGHLNLGAGRVVYQDLTRINKAIKDGSFFNNHAFNSAVDTAIKNGSALHLLGLLSDGGVHSHISHLYALIDLALNKGLNKIFIHAFMDGRDTPPESGITYINALESFIKDKPSVKIATVIGRYWAMDRDKRWERVALAYKALAKGEGKRSASAKEAIKESYRINESDEFIKPCVIVDKSGIIGNIKDGDSVIFFNFRADRAREITIALTDKKFNGFKREKMPEPGSFVTMTKYEDDFPFQAAFSPVRLTNILGSVLSRNNMKQLRIAETEKYAHVTYFFNGGEEEPFLGEDRALIPSPKEVATYDLKPEMSAYEVTDEVLKRLGTNTYDFILLNFANPDMVGHTGIMKAAVKACETIDKCLKKIVEKVSSDGGLVMITSDHGNCDRMMDGKTPHTAHTTNPVPFILLKQGVRLREKGMLADVAPTVLELMGIVKPEEMTGESLIVK, from the coding sequence ATGAAGCCTACGGTCCTCATAGTCCTTGACGGATGGGGCATAGGAAGCGACCCGGAAATCAACGCTCAGGAAAAAGCAGACATACCTTTCTACAAAAAACTCCTCAAAGAATATCCGCATACATCTCTAATATGTTCAGGAGAAGCTGTCGGGCTGCCTGAAGGCACGATGGGCAACTCTGAGGTCGGACATTTAAACCTCGGCGCGGGCCGTGTTGTATATCAGGACCTCACAAGGATAAACAAGGCGATCAAAGACGGCTCTTTTTTTAATAACCACGCGTTCAACTCCGCCGTTGATACAGCAATTAAAAACGGAAGTGCGCTTCATCTTCTCGGCCTCCTCTCTGACGGAGGAGTGCACAGCCATATAAGCCATCTATACGCGCTGATAGATCTTGCGCTTAATAAAGGATTAAATAAGATATTCATACATGCATTCATGGACGGCAGGGACACACCTCCGGAGTCAGGGATAACCTACATAAATGCGCTCGAGTCCTTTATCAAAGATAAACCATCTGTAAAGATAGCCACTGTCATCGGCAGATACTGGGCGATGGACAGGGATAAAAGATGGGAGAGGGTTGCGCTTGCGTACAAGGCGCTTGCGAAGGGCGAAGGAAAAAGATCGGCATCTGCAAAAGAAGCTATCAAAGAAAGCTACAGGATAAATGAGTCCGATGAGTTCATAAAGCCTTGCGTGATCGTTGACAAGAGCGGCATCATCGGAAATATAAAGGATGGAGATTCTGTCATATTCTTCAACTTCAGGGCAGACAGGGCAAGAGAGATCACCATCGCGCTCACAGATAAAAAGTTTAATGGCTTTAAAAGAGAGAAGATGCCTGAGCCCGGCTCTTTCGTAACGATGACGAAGTATGAAGATGACTTTCCGTTTCAGGCTGCGTTTTCGCCCGTCAGGCTCACAAATATATTAGGCAGCGTCCTGAGCAGAAATAACATGAAACAGCTCAGGATAGCTGAGACAGAGAAGTACGCGCATGTCACCTACTTCTTTAACGGCGGGGAAGAAGAGCCGTTCCTTGGCGAAGACAGGGCGCTTATCCCTTCTCCAAAAGAGGTGGCGACCTATGACCTGAAGCCTGAGATGAGCGCGTATGAAGTTACAGATGAAGTCTTAAAGAGGCTCGGCACAAATACATACGACTTCATCCTGCTGAACTTTGCCAATCCTGATATGGTAGGGCACACCGGCATCATGAAGGCGGCTGTGAAGGCGTGTGAGACGATAGATAAATGCCTTAAGAAGATCGTCGAAAAGGTATCCTCTGACGGAGGGCTTGTCATGATAACCTCAGACCATGGAAACTGCGACCGGATGATGGACGGCAAAACTCCACACACAGCGCATACCACCAACCCTGTCCCTTTTATCCTCTTAAAGCAGGGCGTCAGGCTCAGGGAGAAAGGCATGCTCGCTGATGTTGCTCCCACAGTACTTGAACTCATGGGGATTGTAAAGCCTGAAGAGATGACAGGCGAGAGCCTGATTGTAAAATAA
- the argF gene encoding ornithine carbamoyltransferase produces MKRDYLTFLDITAKEVEALINRAIELKAGKDASACPLIGKSIGLLFDKASTRTRISFQAGIYQLGAQGIYINASELQLGRGESIEDTARVLSRYLDAIVIRTFAHETIEKFASNAAIPVINGLTDLHHPCQALADIMTIKEKKGSLAGINIVYIGDGNNVANSLIEAAMLTGMELTIACPEGYEPDSNIFKNAVSNNAKVKVTNNPKDAARDADVLYTDVWVSMGQEEESEKKKNVFSDYQINSSLLSVAKKDAIVMHCLPAHRGEEITDDVIESGQSVVFDQAENRLHTQKALLETLLR; encoded by the coding sequence ATGAAAAGAGATTATCTTACATTTCTGGACATCACGGCAAAAGAGGTTGAAGCCCTTATCAACAGGGCTATTGAACTTAAGGCCGGTAAAGACGCATCAGCCTGCCCCCTCATCGGCAAGAGCATAGGGCTCCTCTTTGACAAGGCATCTACAAGAACAAGGATATCCTTTCAGGCAGGCATCTATCAGTTAGGCGCGCAAGGTATCTATATCAATGCATCTGAACTCCAGCTCGGACGGGGAGAATCGATAGAAGACACAGCAAGGGTCCTGTCGAGATATCTTGATGCCATCGTTATAAGGACATTTGCGCATGAGACGATTGAAAAGTTCGCGTCTAACGCAGCAATACCGGTGATCAACGGGCTGACAGACCTGCACCATCCCTGCCAGGCGCTTGCGGATATCATGACGATCAAGGAGAAGAAGGGAAGCCTCGCCGGGATAAATATCGTATACATCGGAGACGGCAACAATGTCGCAAACTCACTAATAGAAGCCGCGATGCTTACAGGCATGGAGCTTACAATCGCCTGCCCTGAAGGCTATGAGCCTGACAGTAATATATTTAAAAATGCGGTCTCCAATAATGCAAAGGTAAAAGTCACCAATAACCCCAAAGACGCGGCCAGGGATGCTGACGTGCTTTACACAGACGTATGGGTGAGCATGGGCCAGGAAGAAGAATCTGAAAAAAAGAAGAATGTCTTCTCTGATTATCAGATCAACAGCAGCCTGCTGTCTGTAGCAAAAAAAGATGCGATAGTAATGCACTGCCTGCCTGCCCACAGGGGGGAAGAGATAACCGATGATGTTATAGAATCCGGCCAGAGTGTTGTATTCGATCAGGCAGAGAACAGGCTCCACACGCAGAAAGCGCTTCTTGAGACATTGTTGAGATGA
- a CDS encoding aspartate aminotransferase family protein codes for MSSKTIDESRKYLMNTYDRSPIILRKGRGMKVWSADGKEYLDFVGGVAVNCLGHCYPKVVIALQKQAQRLLHVSNLYHIEPQIKLAKLLATNSFADKAFFCNSGTEAVEAAIKLARKYSKDHTLPDKYEIITAENSFHGRTLTSLSATGQEKLQKGFEPLTPGFKHVPFNNIGALKNAITKHTCAVMLEPIQGEGGVRVPDKDYLKHVREICNDHGLLLILDEVQTGMGRTGKLFAYEHFNMEPDIICLAKGLGGGVAIGAILAKDHVAASFGHGSHGSTFGGNPLACTAAVAVIEAILEDGFILDNCRRMSEYFMKSLVQLKKEFPSTVLDARGMGLLLGLEITRSGSEIVRACAERGILINCVRGNVLRFIPPLIVVEKEIDQLMDVLAEVLERI; via the coding sequence ATGAGCAGCAAGACAATAGACGAATCCAGGAAATATCTGATGAATACATACGACCGTTCTCCTATCATCCTCAGGAAAGGCAGAGGAATGAAGGTATGGAGTGCAGACGGTAAAGAATATCTCGATTTCGTCGGAGGCGTAGCTGTCAACTGCCTCGGGCACTGCTATCCGAAAGTAGTGATAGCGCTGCAGAAACAGGCTCAAAGGCTGCTGCATGTCTCAAATCTGTATCACATAGAACCGCAGATCAAACTTGCAAAACTGCTGGCAACAAACTCATTTGCCGACAAGGCATTTTTCTGCAACTCAGGAACTGAGGCTGTCGAAGCTGCCATCAAGCTTGCCAGAAAATATTCAAAAGACCATACCCTCCCTGATAAATATGAGATCATTACTGCTGAGAACTCATTTCATGGAAGAACGCTCACATCACTAAGCGCTACAGGACAGGAAAAACTTCAGAAAGGTTTTGAGCCTCTAACCCCCGGCTTCAAGCATGTGCCGTTCAATAATATCGGCGCACTGAAGAACGCGATCACAAAACACACATGCGCTGTTATGCTCGAGCCTATCCAGGGAGAGGGCGGGGTCAGGGTGCCTGATAAAGACTATCTTAAACATGTCCGGGAGATATGCAACGACCACGGGCTCCTTCTGATACTTGACGAGGTTCAGACCGGCATGGGCAGGACAGGAAAGTTATTCGCGTATGAACACTTCAATATGGAACCTGACATAATTTGCCTTGCAAAAGGGCTTGGCGGCGGAGTGGCGATCGGCGCCATACTTGCGAAAGACCATGTAGCTGCTTCATTCGGCCACGGCTCGCATGGGTCTACCTTCGGCGGCAACCCGCTTGCCTGCACCGCTGCTGTTGCTGTGATTGAGGCGATACTGGAAGACGGCTTCATTCTTGATAACTGCAGGCGGATGAGTGAGTACTTCATGAAGAGCCTTGTACAACTTAAAAAGGAGTTTCCGTCAACTGTGCTGGATGCAAGAGGCATGGGGCTTCTTCTCGGGCTTGAGATAACAAGGTCAGGCAGCGAGATAGTAAGGGCATGTGCCGAAAGAGGGATACTCATTAACTGCGTCCGGGGCAATGTGCTCCGTTTCATTCCTCCTTTAATAGTAGTAGAAAAGGAGATCGACCAGCTTATGGATGTGCTCGCGGAAGTTTTAGAAAGGATATGA
- the mnmA gene encoding tRNA 2-thiouridine(34) synthase MnmA: protein MNEQFIILITINRMNKSNKKAIVAMSGGVDSSVAAYLLKKDGYEVIGLSFELWDKRDVTNLDACCSVETINIARKVAQGLGIEHHTVDVRDSFYENVIKSFCASYIEGLTPNPCILCNKFIKFDFLAKKAEELGADIVSTGHYARIIKNSESANRHLLLKGIDPKKDQSYVLYAMTQKELSNTVFPLGGLTKDKTRDIARELGLANALRAESQEICFVGDGHYADFIKEYAPGTLVPGQVLNMEGKVLGEHKGIAFYTIGQRKGLGIQSLMPSYVIDIDPKKNIITIGGREDALRKSFKVNGLNWISIDQLKEPLRARVKVRSTMTEAQSTLIPDGDSVKVEFDEPQWAPAPGQSAVFYDGDTVIGGGVIQHKSGLNPEQ from the coding sequence ATGAATGAACAATTTATAATTTTAATAACCATTAATAGGATGAACAAATCAAATAAAAAGGCTATAGTCGCGATGAGCGGCGGCGTGGATTCATCGGTTGCAGCATATCTGCTTAAGAAAGACGGGTATGAGGTTATCGGCCTGAGCTTTGAACTCTGGGACAAAAGAGATGTAACGAATCTTGACGCATGCTGTTCTGTTGAGACGATCAATATCGCAAGGAAGGTTGCTCAGGGCCTCGGGATCGAACATCACACTGTTGATGTCAGAGACAGTTTCTACGAAAATGTTATTAAAAGTTTCTGCGCCTCCTATATTGAGGGGCTGACCCCGAACCCGTGTATTCTGTGCAATAAGTTTATTAAGTTTGATTTTCTTGCAAAAAAGGCTGAGGAGCTTGGTGCTGATATAGTATCAACAGGCCATTATGCAAGAATAATTAAAAATTCAGAGTCCGCTAACCGTCACTTATTGCTTAAAGGCATTGACCCTAAAAAAGACCAGTCTTACGTTCTTTACGCAATGACTCAGAAGGAGCTTTCAAATACTGTATTTCCATTGGGCGGCCTGACAAAGGATAAGACAAGGGATATTGCCAGAGAACTTGGGCTTGCGAACGCATTAAGAGCAGAGAGCCAGGAGATATGTTTTGTAGGTGATGGCCATTATGCTGATTTCATAAAGGAATATGCGCCCGGAACGCTGGTTCCGGGGCAGGTATTGAATATGGAAGGCAAGGTTCTGGGAGAGCATAAGGGCATCGCCTTTTATACGATAGGGCAGAGAAAGGGGCTGGGCATACAGTCTTTAATGCCTTCGTATGTCATTGATATTGATCCTAAAAAAAATATCATAACGATTGGGGGAAGAGAGGATGCATTGCGGAAGAGTTTTAAGGTGAACGGCCTGAACTGGATCTCTATAGACCAACTGAAAGAACCTTTAAGGGCAAGGGTAAAGGTCCGCTCCACCATGACAGAGGCTCAGTCAACGCTGATACCTGACGGTGATTCTGTTAAGGTTGAATTTGATGAGCCGCAGTGGGCTCCTGCTCCGGGACAGAGCGCGGTCTTTTATGATGGCGACACTGTTATAGGCGGAGGGGTCATACAGCATAAAAGTGGGCTTAATCCCGAACAGTAA
- a CDS encoding DUF72 domain-containing protein: protein MPKCKIGCSGFLYDSWKDTFYPEGLTQKRWLSYYVKKLDSVELSITFYRLLKKEAFERWYSEAPPGFAFCLKGSRFVTHIKKLKDVTLPLETFFNVTLPLHEKFEVVIWQFPLNLKVNIKNLEGFIEVISKYPVRHVFEFKQASWLNKKVIKLLSESNIAVCMADSPEFLNDLPVTADFVYIQRHGPGGNYALSYSPEQIKDDANKIKEFLKKGKDVYIFFNNDANAYAPQNAMELKRILDKTLPHSLMEHELHKKVSTAAKPEETVERKAVIKKTVEKKKVATKKKVIQKTAIKKKNAAKQTTKKPAAKPAKRKTAQKAKSKKK, encoded by the coding sequence ATGCCGAAATGTAAAATAGGTTGCAGCGGATTCTTATATGATTCATGGAAGGATACCTTTTATCCTGAGGGCCTGACGCAGAAAAGATGGCTCTCATATTATGTAAAAAAGCTTGATTCCGTTGAACTTAGCATCACTTTTTACAGGCTCCTGAAGAAAGAGGCATTTGAAAGGTGGTATTCAGAGGCCCCTCCCGGCTTTGCTTTCTGCCTTAAGGGAAGCAGATTTGTCACTCATATCAAGAAGCTGAAGGATGTTACTCTGCCCCTTGAAACTTTTTTCAATGTCACCCTGCCTCTTCATGAGAAGTTCGAGGTTGTTATCTGGCAGTTTCCGCTTAATCTTAAGGTTAATATAAAAAACCTTGAGGGCTTTATTGAAGTTATAAGTAAATACCCTGTACGGCATGTCTTTGAGTTCAAGCAGGCGAGCTGGCTTAATAAAAAGGTTATAAAACTCCTTTCTGAATCAAATATAGCTGTATGTATGGCTGACTCGCCGGAATTTCTTAATGATCTGCCTGTAACTGCTGATTTTGTCTATATTCAACGGCATGGCCCAGGTGGAAATTATGCTTTAAGCTATAGCCCGGAACAGATCAAAGATGATGCAAATAAGATAAAGGAATTTCTTAAGAAGGGTAAGGATGTTTATATATTCTTTAACAATGATGCAAATGCATATGCCCCTCAGAATGCTATGGAGCTTAAAAGGATACTGGATAAGACGCTGCCGCACTCATTAATGGAGCATGAGCTGCATAAAAAAGTCTCTACTGCGGCCAAGCCGGAAGAGACTGTTGAAAGGAAGGCGGTAATAAAGAAGACAGTTGAAAAGAAAAAGGTTGCTACAAAGAAAAAAGTAATACAAAAAACAGCAATAAAGAAAAAAAATGCCGCAAAGCAAACAACAAAGAAGCCTGCAGCAAAACCAGCAAAAAGAAAAACTGCACAAAAGGCCAAAAGCAAGAAGAAGTGA
- a CDS encoding HU family DNA-binding protein, which translates to MTKAELIESVANTADLSKADASKAVDSVIAGITAALKKGEKVTLVGFGVFAVTERKARKGRNPRTGDAIDIAASKTPKFTAGKALKQAIQ; encoded by the coding sequence ATGACTAAAGCTGAACTAATCGAATCAGTGGCAAATACTGCCGATCTTTCAAAGGCAGATGCTTCAAAAGCAGTTGATTCTGTGATAGCCGGGATCACAGCCGCGCTGAAAAAAGGAGAGAAGGTGACTCTTGTAGGTTTTGGTGTTTTTGCGGTTACAGAGCGTAAGGCAAGGAAGGGCCGTAATCCAAGGACAGGCGATGCAATAGATATTGCTGCATCAAAGACACCTAAATTTACTGCCGGCAAGGCCTTAAAGCAGGCGATACAATAA